The Arachis hypogaea cultivar Tifrunner chromosome 14, arahy.Tifrunner.gnm2.J5K5, whole genome shotgun sequence DNA window AACCATTAATGTAGTACTTAGTAACTATGATTTTTGCAAGTTACTTGAGCCTGTCTTCTGTATAATTGCACGAGACTATACCACTCTTTTACTCTAGTTTGCTGAGCACAAGAcaccaattttaatttttgttcattAAAAAATTTGGCTCAAGAGTTTGAAGATCAAATTTTTAATCATGGGAGTTGAATGTTCATGAAATGATTAAGTAGTATATTTTAGTTTTTGATTGTTACCATGTGTTATTGGAAATCATGAGTTTCAATAAGCATGCGTTTGTTTCATGCCAACATTCTGATCAATGCAACTTTTTccccttcttttttctttatttgtttgttccaGGTTTTGGGGTTGTAGGTTCTTGTAGTACAGGAAAAAAAAGGTAGATTTCATGGAATTGGCTACTGGAAGTTACCTTCTAGAGTTGTCGACGTGGTATGCAGTACAGGAGATTTTTGCAGCATGGTTATTGTAACATGGTTATTGGCTACTGGAAGTTACCTACTGAAGTTATTGTAAAATGGTTTTGTACCTGCAGGGTGAGGAGATTTTCGCAGCAGCTATTAGTGAAGTAAAAGAAGAGACAAGACTGAGTATCTAAGTAAATGTGACAAGTTTTTTTTATTGATCATAAGTTCATAACAACTGTTTCATATggtccatcttttttttttttttttgtttagattgATACAGAATTTGTAGAAATACTAGCATTCAGGTGTGAATCTTCTAACTTTTGTATGGAATTTAATCCTGATATATCATTGTAACATTGTATTTATGAAttgtaataactaatttaaaaacacaatttGTATGTATGATTTTCACTGAATTCTAACTCTATTTTCGAtatattaagcacaaaagaggcatattaatgattttcttaggaggaaTTTGAATTTTCAGTGATTGAACAAAAATCATTAATCACCATCACCAAGTcctgtttttctatttttaaggGAAGTGCAGAATTCATTCTTTGGGAAATCAGATTTGTCATTTCTTTGCATCTTGCGCCATCTTTCTGTTGAGATAAAAAAGCGAGAATTGGAAATTGAAGTAGCTCAGGTACTTTTGTTTGACGATTTCACATCATTCTTCTGTTTATTTTGTTCACCCAACGTAACTTTTTAGCAAATGATACTATAAGTATGAGATGATAGAAGGAGAAATATCCAAAAGATGAACCTAGTGGTGCTAataagttattttcttaatatacAGAAAGAAGAATTAGGATTTGACCACCAGGAGGTAGCCATGCCATCTGTGCCTCCACCAAATAAGGtaagttacatggttatttatattaattaagatttaagaatgaaaatgTGTTGCTGATTTCAGATTATTAATTGTTTCTAGCTTTTGTCAATGGAGGAGCTGCGGGAGAGACGCCTTACTAACCCTCGTCTTCCAAAGTAAGATTTTGGGGGGTGCAATGTGTTGTTAAAGAATATGTATAAGATTCTATTTAGAGAACATTCATGTATCTAAAGCTAAGGATCTCTGATGACTAAGTTTGTTGCTTCAGAACTTACCGGAACAAAATTGCTACAACTAAATTCACCCCTTGGCCAATAGAGATAAGGTTCTGTGAACCTACAACTTCAACAAATCAGACCAAATCTCCTCCCAGGTAATACTTTGCA harbors:
- the LOC112742078 gene encoding acyl-CoA hydrolase 2 isoform X3: MPSVPPPNKLLSMEELRERRLTNPRLPKTYRNKIATTKFTPWPIEIRFCEPTTSTNQTKSPPRAKGKLSDDQALHSMPNHIQFRK